Proteins encoded in a region of the Deltaproteobacteria bacterium genome:
- the guaA gene encoding glutamine-hydrolyzing GMP synthase, with protein MTSPESSRVLVLDFGSQYTQLIARRIREAHVYCEIQTYNYSLESIRKFNPAGIILSGGPASVCATDAPKIDPEIFKLNIPILGICYGMQLIVQAFGGDVAPSDKREFGKADIECDKSDPLFRTLKSPTTVWMSHCDYVTRLPKGFHSVAHTSNSPVAALTNASHTVYGIQFHPEVTHTLEGTRLIENFLYQVCNLKPTWTMASFADQAIENIRRQVGNERVICALSGGVDSSVVAILIHKAIGDRLTCIFVNNGLLRKDEVDKIERVFTHTFHIPLISVNAEERFLKKLRGIIDPEAKRKIIGNEFVSVFDEEARRLKGVEFLAQGTLYPDVIESISFKGPSAVIKSHHNVGGLPEKMGLKLVEPLRELFKDEVRELGQALGIPKEVTGRQPFPGPGLAIRIIGEVTREHIEILRNADEVMMQEVKSSGWYNKVWQTFCILLPIKTVGVMGDERTYENVVALRAVESLDGMTADWAKLPYDLLGRISNRIINEVKGINRVVFDISSKPPATIEWE; from the coding sequence ATGACCAGTCCAGAAAGTTCCCGCGTTTTAGTTCTTGATTTTGGTTCACAATATACACAGCTCATTGCACGGCGTATCCGCGAAGCCCACGTTTATTGCGAAATTCAGACTTATAATTATTCGCTGGAGTCCATCCGCAAATTCAATCCGGCCGGAATTATTTTGTCCGGTGGGCCCGCTTCGGTTTGCGCTACGGATGCTCCCAAAATCGATCCGGAAATTTTCAAACTCAACATTCCCATTTTGGGCATCTGCTATGGCATGCAACTCATTGTGCAGGCCTTCGGTGGGGACGTGGCCCCTTCGGACAAAAGGGAATTTGGGAAGGCCGACATTGAATGCGACAAAAGCGACCCTCTGTTTCGTACCCTCAAATCTCCAACAACAGTTTGGATGAGTCATTGTGATTATGTCACACGTCTGCCGAAAGGTTTTCATTCGGTTGCTCACACTTCCAACAGTCCTGTTGCCGCTTTGACCAATGCGAGTCACACCGTTTATGGGATTCAGTTTCATCCGGAAGTAACGCATACGTTGGAAGGAACACGTCTTATCGAAAACTTTTTGTATCAGGTTTGTAATTTGAAACCGACTTGGACGATGGCTTCTTTTGCGGATCAGGCGATCGAAAATATTCGCCGACAAGTGGGAAATGAAAGAGTGATTTGCGCTTTGTCGGGGGGTGTTGATTCTTCCGTGGTCGCCATTCTCATTCATAAAGCGATTGGAGACCGTCTCACCTGCATTTTTGTGAACAACGGCTTGCTTCGCAAAGACGAGGTGGATAAAATTGAGCGCGTCTTCACACACACGTTTCATATTCCTTTAATTTCAGTCAACGCCGAGGAGCGATTCTTAAAAAAATTGCGCGGGATTATTGATCCGGAAGCCAAACGCAAAATTATCGGCAATGAATTCGTGTCGGTTTTTGATGAAGAGGCGAGGCGCTTGAAAGGGGTTGAGTTTCTGGCTCAAGGCACACTCTATCCCGATGTGATCGAATCGATTTCATTCAAGGGACCTTCCGCCGTGATTAAAAGTCATCACAATGTGGGCGGTCTTCCGGAAAAAATGGGATTGAAATTGGTGGAACCTTTGCGGGAATTGTTTAAAGATGAAGTGCGGGAGTTGGGACAGGCGCTGGGGATTCCAAAAGAAGTCACGGGCAGACAACCCTTTCCGGGACCGGGGCTTGCCATCCGCATTATCGGGGAAGTCACGAGGGAGCATATTGAAATTTTGCGCAACGCCGATGAGGTGATGATGCAAGAGGTGAAAAGTTCGGGATGGTACAACAAGGTCTGGCAGACCTTTTGCATTTTGCTTCCAATCAAAACGGTTGGCGTGATGGGAGATGAAAGAACCTATGAAAATGTTGTTGCTCTCCGCGCGGTGGAAAGTCTGGACGGCATGACCGCCGACTGGGCCAAACTCCCCTATGACCTGCTCGGAAGAATTTCCAACCGGATCATCAATGAGGTAAAAGGCATCAACCGCGTCGTCTTCGACATCTCCTCCAAACCCCCGGCGACGATTGAGTGGGAATAG
- the dnaE gene encoding DNA polymerase III subunit alpha, which yields MHHSDFVHLHLHTYYSLLDGACPIQALADKVHDLKMPAVAMTDHGNLFGAIEFYQIMSKKGIKPVIGCETYLMTAGSRHKKDTSGEGFLSHITLLSKNRTGYQNLCRLVSAGHLEGFYYKPRIDKELFEQYSSDLIALSGCLRGEIPMLLQRGNFEGAKQAAQYYSKLLGEGNFYLELTDCGMQEQINVREGLLRLAKEVGLPLVATNDVHYLRQEGSAAHDALVCIQTGKLLSDTNRMKMDSDQLYLKSAEEMKALFSDAPEAISNSVSIAEKCNLELDFKTYHFPRFQVPDQKDLPTYLTDQTSQGFEKRWKEIEIRFASSETKPSRALYLKRLHSELEMIKKTGFAGYFLIVADFISYAKSQGIPVGPGRGSAAGSLVVYCLGITDIDPVEHHLLFERFINPERVTQPDMDIDFCMRRRDEVLQYVTKKYGNVSQIITFGKMKARAVVRDVGRVMGVPYGDVDRLAKLIPNVLGMTLELALKTEPQLKDLAEKDEKIKKLIEVAKMLEGFPRHASTHAAGVVISDQPLVNFLPLYRGQHDETVTQYDMKAVEKVGLIKFDFLGLKTLTVLDDTIKLIEKNHGKKIDLSTLPLDDPLVYKILGEADTSGVFQLESSGMTDLVAKLKPNRFADLIALVALFRPGPLGSGMVDDFIARKHGRTPIRYELPQLEEILADTYGIILYQEQVMQIASRLANFNLGDADILRRAMGKKNAEEMAKQRQQFLSGAKANKIPAHKAEKIFDLMAKFAEYGFNKCVVGETELVDAVTGEIFTVEDLVREGPGRKIFSCDEKFKIVPRKIEAVISNGKKKVFLLRTRLGYQIRATANHPFLALDGWKHLKELKIGDRIATPRRLFVNTQEEWPEHEVISLAWLISEGNTCHPNSLYFYNNDISLVKDFAAHIEKFPFTKARCYQCKNGRWEVCANTGVRLQADTARKRGHPSRSGAFIWAQKLGLIGKKAREKSIPQQVFRLSPRQLAIFLGRLWSGDGFIYGLDNAVPFYATSSEKLAAQVQHLLLRFGIVSRVAMKNFSYKGGIKKGFAVLVTGEGSSRLFLDSIGPYLIGRDQQTTALKKYLKKRGAGKGCRDTIPWEVKCWIREAKGASGKTWVEIETETDLSMREFYGGHHLYKRGFRRNTVEKLGRYFYSDRLAALGTSDIYWDEIETIQPEGIRETYDLTIEKNHNFVADGIIVHNSHSTAYAMVAYQTAYFKAHYPTEYMACLLTTEMGNTDKVLFYMQDCAAHDIQILPPDLNESELPFSVVADKKIRFGLAAVKNVGEGAVEIIVESRQKEGPFYSLFDFCERVDSRKSNRRVVESLIKAGAFDFTKARRSQLMAVLDVAIEYGDRRQKDKLRGQFSLLDQFRTMDNGQWTMDQKLSDIEEWSERVRLQFEKEVLGFYLTGHPLAQFEKLLAQYATADCLQVAELPDKREIRVAGVVASLKEITTKKGERMGFITLEDLKGSVEVVVFPETYQKSHTWLKEERPILLVGNVDEGEETNKIIAKQIFLLEEAPQQLTKTIHFRLSSVEASPKQLQALKSVLGRYRGNCAAYLHLIIPNESETVLKLPDDLKVDPIPQLVESVQKLFGHNITWFQN from the coding sequence ATGCACCACAGCGACTTTGTTCATTTGCATCTTCATACCTACTACAGTCTCCTCGATGGGGCGTGTCCGATTCAGGCGCTTGCCGACAAAGTTCATGATTTGAAAATGCCTGCGGTGGCGATGACCGATCACGGTAATCTTTTTGGGGCGATCGAATTTTATCAGATCATGTCGAAAAAGGGGATCAAGCCGGTCATCGGTTGTGAAACTTATCTTATGACGGCCGGTTCGCGGCACAAAAAAGATACTTCGGGCGAAGGTTTTTTGTCTCACATTACGCTTCTTTCAAAAAACAGAACCGGTTATCAAAATCTTTGCCGCCTCGTGAGCGCCGGACACTTGGAAGGGTTTTATTACAAACCGCGCATCGATAAAGAATTGTTTGAGCAATATAGCAGTGATCTCATCGCGTTGTCCGGGTGTTTGCGCGGTGAAATTCCCATGCTTCTGCAACGCGGAAATTTCGAAGGAGCCAAACAGGCGGCCCAGTATTATTCAAAACTTTTGGGAGAGGGAAATTTTTATCTCGAACTCACCGATTGCGGCATGCAGGAGCAGATCAACGTTCGTGAAGGGCTTTTAAGATTGGCCAAAGAGGTGGGGCTTCCCCTCGTCGCAACAAACGATGTTCATTATCTCCGGCAGGAAGGCTCTGCGGCACACGATGCGCTGGTTTGCATCCAGACCGGAAAACTGCTCTCCGACACGAACCGGATGAAAATGGATTCGGATCAGCTCTATCTCAAATCCGCGGAGGAGATGAAGGCGCTGTTTTCCGACGCACCCGAGGCGATTTCCAATTCCGTTTCCATCGCTGAAAAATGCAATCTCGAACTTGATTTCAAGACCTATCATTTCCCGCGCTTTCAGGTCCCTGACCAAAAAGATTTGCCGACTTATTTAACGGATCAGACGTCGCAGGGATTTGAAAAACGTTGGAAGGAAATTGAAATTCGTTTTGCCAGTTCTGAAACGAAACCTTCAAGGGCGCTTTATCTGAAACGTCTCCACTCCGAATTGGAGATGATTAAAAAAACCGGTTTCGCCGGATATTTTTTGATCGTGGCGGACTTCATAAGTTACGCCAAATCGCAAGGCATTCCCGTGGGCCCCGGGCGCGGTTCTGCGGCCGGTTCACTCGTGGTTTATTGTCTGGGAATTACCGACATCGACCCCGTGGAACATCATCTTTTGTTTGAGCGCTTCATCAATCCGGAGCGTGTAACTCAACCCGATATGGATATCGATTTTTGCATGCGTCGTCGCGATGAGGTTTTGCAATATGTGACGAAAAAATATGGCAACGTTTCGCAAATCATCACGTTTGGAAAAATGAAAGCCCGCGCCGTGGTGCGCGATGTGGGTCGCGTGATGGGAGTGCCGTATGGAGATGTCGATCGTCTTGCGAAATTAATTCCAAATGTTTTGGGAATGACACTGGAACTGGCTTTGAAAACCGAACCGCAGTTGAAAGATCTTGCCGAAAAAGATGAAAAGATAAAAAAACTGATTGAAGTGGCCAAAATGCTCGAAGGTTTTCCGCGCCACGCCTCCACGCACGCCGCCGGTGTGGTGATTTCCGATCAACCGCTTGTCAATTTTCTTCCGCTCTATCGCGGTCAACATGATGAAACGGTGACTCAATACGATATGAAGGCCGTGGAAAAAGTGGGTCTCATCAAATTCGACTTTTTGGGACTCAAAACACTCACCGTTCTGGACGACACGATAAAACTGATCGAAAAAAATCACGGGAAAAAAATAGATTTGTCCACGTTGCCCCTCGATGATCCGCTCGTTTATAAAATTCTTGGAGAAGCCGACACCTCCGGTGTTTTCCAGCTTGAATCTTCCGGGATGACCGATCTTGTGGCGAAGCTTAAACCAAACCGCTTTGCCGACCTCATCGCGTTAGTGGCTCTTTTCCGCCCGGGTCCTCTGGGCTCCGGCATGGTTGATGATTTTATTGCGAGAAAACACGGGCGCACTCCGATCCGTTATGAACTCCCTCAACTCGAAGAAATTTTGGCCGACACTTACGGCATCATTTTATATCAGGAACAGGTGATGCAAATCGCAAGTAGGCTTGCCAATTTCAATCTAGGAGATGCCGACATTTTGCGCCGTGCCATGGGAAAAAAGAATGCCGAAGAGATGGCAAAGCAACGTCAGCAATTTTTGTCCGGCGCCAAGGCCAATAAAATCCCCGCGCACAAAGCGGAAAAGATTTTTGATCTGATGGCCAAATTTGCCGAATACGGTTTCAATAAATGCGTTGTTGGAGAAACGGAACTGGTGGATGCCGTGACGGGTGAGATTTTTACAGTGGAAGATTTGGTAAGAGAGGGGCCCGGCCGAAAAATTTTCAGCTGTGACGAAAAATTCAAAATAGTTCCGCGAAAAATTGAGGCAGTGATTTCTAATGGAAAGAAAAAAGTTTTTTTATTGAGAACCCGATTGGGTTATCAAATCCGGGCCACGGCCAACCACCCGTTTTTAGCTTTGGATGGCTGGAAGCATCTGAAAGAATTAAAGATAGGAGACAGGATTGCCACGCCCAGACGGTTATTTGTCAATACTCAGGAGGAATGGCCGGAGCACGAAGTTATTTCATTGGCATGGTTGATCTCGGAGGGTAATACCTGTCACCCCAATTCGTTGTATTTCTATAATAATGATATTTCCCTTGTGAAGGATTTTGCGGCCCATATTGAAAAGTTTCCGTTCACCAAAGCACGGTGTTATCAGTGCAAAAATGGTCGTTGGGAAGTCTGTGCCAATACAGGGGTTCGGCTTCAGGCGGACACGGCCAGAAAGCGCGGACATCCCAGCAGGTCCGGTGCGTTTATTTGGGCTCAAAAATTGGGTCTGATTGGAAAGAAGGCTCGCGAGAAATCTATTCCTCAACAAGTATTTCGGCTGTCCCCGCGGCAATTAGCTATTTTTTTGGGTCGGCTCTGGTCTGGAGACGGTTTTATCTATGGATTGGATAATGCCGTTCCGTTTTACGCAACCTCATCGGAGAAATTGGCGGCTCAAGTGCAACATCTGCTACTCCGATTCGGCATTGTTTCGAGAGTCGCCATGAAAAATTTTTCATATAAGGGAGGAATTAAGAAGGGGTTTGCCGTTCTGGTTACGGGAGAAGGGTCGAGTCGGCTGTTTCTCGATTCGATAGGGCCTTATCTAATTGGAAGAGATCAGCAAACCACTGCATTAAAAAAATATTTGAAAAAGAGGGGCGCAGGAAAGGGGTGTCGAGATACCATTCCGTGGGAAGTTAAATGTTGGATTAGAGAAGCAAAAGGGGCATCCGGCAAAACATGGGTGGAGATCGAAACGGAGACAGATTTATCCATGAGAGAATTTTATGGGGGGCATCATCTCTATAAAAGGGGCTTCAGGCGCAATACTGTTGAAAAATTGGGGCGATATTTTTATTCGGATAGATTGGCGGCTCTTGGTACTTCGGACATCTATTGGGATGAGATTGAAACAATTCAGCCCGAAGGGATTCGAGAAACTTATGATTTAACTATAGAAAAAAATCATAATTTTGTGGCTGACGGAATCATCGTTCATAATTCTCACAGTACCGCGTATGCAATGGTTGCCTATCAGACCGCCTATTTCAAAGCTCATTACCCAACCGAATACATGGCCTGTCTGCTCACAACGGAAATGGGGAATACCGACAAGGTTTTATTTTACATGCAGGATTGCGCGGCGCACGACATTCAGATTTTGCCTCCGGATTTAAACGAGAGCGAACTTCCTTTTTCGGTGGTGGCAGACAAAAAAATCCGCTTCGGTCTGGCGGCCGTGAAAAACGTGGGGGAGGGTGCGGTGGAGATCATTGTAGAAAGCCGCCAAAAAGAAGGTCCCTTTTATTCTCTTTTCGATTTTTGTGAGCGCGTGGATTCCAGAAAATCAAACCGCCGCGTGGTGGAGAGTCTTATCAAAGCCGGTGCGTTTGATTTTACCAAGGCAAGGCGTTCGCAGTTGATGGCGGTGCTGGATGTCGCCATCGAGTATGGAGATCGCCGCCAAAAAGATAAACTGAGAGGACAGTTTAGTTTGTTGGATCAATTCAGGACCATGGACAATGGACAATGGACCATGGACCAAAAACTTTCCGATATTGAGGAATGGTCGGAGAGGGTGAGACTTCAGTTTGAAAAAGAAGTTTTGGGATTTTATCTCACCGGGCATCCTCTGGCTCAATTTGAAAAACTGCTGGCGCAATACGCCACCGCCGATTGTCTTCAGGTGGCCGAACTTCCCGACAAACGGGAGATCCGCGTCGCCGGCGTTGTTGCGAGCCTCAAAGAAATCACCACCAAAAAAGGGGAGAGGATGGGTTTCATCACTCTCGAAGATCTGAAGGGTTCCGTAGAGGTGGTGGTTTTTCCGGAGACGTATCAGAAATCTCACACATGGCTTAAAGAAGAGAGACCCATTCTCCTTGTTGGCAATGTGGATGAGGGAGAAGAAACCAACAAGATCATCGCCAAACAAATTTTTCTTCTGGAAGAAGCACCGCAACAATTGACCAAAACAATTCACTTTCGCTTAAGCAGTGTGGAGGCCTCTCCAAAACAATTGCAGGCGCTGAAATCGGTCCTCGGTCGCTATCGCGGGAATTGCGCGGCCTACCTGCATCTCATCATTCCCAACGAATCCGAAACGGTCCTCAAACTTCCCGACGATCTCAAAGTCGATCCCATCCCCCAACTCGTAGAATCCGTCCAAAAACTCTTCGGCCACAACATAACGTGGTTTCAAAACTGA
- a CDS encoding nucleotidyltransferase domain-containing protein produces MVNKLYIWKGLFSTPKLKVLDFLLQNSDLKLNDTEITARVKGVGRSAVNMSLRELTRMGLVERTVRGNMVMNRLIESPFIHTMKIASNILHVQELVEHLKPQSSKIILFGSRAVGDNTSESDSDLFVVSETADAIFKIARKFEEKLQIVVKSSAEWLSLPQDNSVFYETIRKGILLWEQS; encoded by the coding sequence ATGGTAAATAAGCTTTATATATGGAAAGGGCTTTTTTCGACACCGAAACTCAAGGTCCTTGATTTCCTTTTGCAGAATTCCGACCTTAAGCTCAATGACACCGAGATAACAGCGCGGGTAAAAGGCGTCGGGCGTTCTGCCGTCAATATGTCATTGCGTGAGCTGACACGCATGGGCCTTGTTGAAAGGACGGTGCGCGGCAATATGGTCATGAACCGCCTTATCGAGTCCCCGTTCATTCATACCATGAAGATCGCAAGCAACATTCTGCATGTTCAGGAGCTTGTGGAACATTTGAAACCGCAAAGTTCAAAAATAATTCTTTTTGGTAGCAGAGCGGTCGGGGATAATACTTCAGAAAGCGACAGCGACCTTTTCGTAGTATCGGAAACTGCCGACGCCATCTTTAAAATCGCGCGCAAATTTGAGGAAAAACTGCAGATCGTCGTCAAATCCAGCGCGGAGTGGCTGTCTCTGCCGCAAGATAACAGCGTTTTTTATGAAACGATAAGAAAGGGAATCCTTTTATGGGAACAGAGCTGA
- a CDS encoding PIN domain-containing protein has product MKDKYILDSSIWIELERQTPAICKQFLPLIQKNRVCLVDVIVAEVLRGTKTKKDFQILKKAFENFRWLRGSWQKVAELAFQTAQRGFHPPLVDLYIAQCALDNKRTVVTQDKHFSHIARVTSLELILV; this is encoded by the coding sequence ATGAAAGATAAATATATTCTTGATTCATCGATCTGGATTGAACTGGAGCGCCAGACGCCTGCCATCTGCAAACAGTTCCTCCCTCTGATTCAGAAAAACAGGGTTTGTCTGGTGGATGTTATTGTGGCTGAAGTTTTACGCGGGACGAAAACGAAAAAAGATTTTCAAATCCTCAAAAAAGCCTTCGAAAATTTTCGCTGGTTGCGTGGTTCCTGGCAAAAAGTCGCCGAACTGGCTTTTCAAACGGCCCAAAGGGGTTTTCATCCTCCTCTTGTTGATTTGTATATTGCGCAATGTGCCCTCGACAATAAAAGAACTGTGGTTACCCAAGACAAACATTTTTCGCATATTGCCCGTGTCACTTCTCTTGAGTTGATTTTGGTCTGA
- the hflX gene encoding GTPase HflX → MSHPAFKPSSKKERVFLTGVRRRGQTHHEFEASRSELNRLIDTAGGQVVAQASQEIEHPNPKSFLGKGKVQEIQNHIRQTSVDSVAIDDELTPNQNHNLEDAWGVKVVDRTAVILDIFAKRAHTKEGRLQVELAQLQYVQSRLKGMWSHFSKQTGGIGTRGPGETQLEVDRRRIRERITLLRDRLKDVETHREIHRLRREAVPFPLFSLVGYTNAGKSTLMNAVTKAGIFVEDKLFATLDPTVRRLKLPSGRQALLADTVGFIRKLPHTLIEAFKATFEEIAHSDCLIHVVDASDPEMHKQIETVERVLTELNLGQKPVIVVFNKSDQGMMGFTGLQGISVSALKGYGIEKLLEEMDTTARRSCQKVRFCIPYSRGDILSTLYSMGHILEVKHEPHGVEVDCEINPKFVQRYQEYLAE, encoded by the coding sequence ATGTCACATCCGGCTTTCAAGCCAAGTTCCAAAAAAGAACGCGTTTTCCTCACGGGTGTTCGGCGTCGTGGTCAAACCCATCACGAATTTGAAGCCTCCCGCAGTGAGTTGAATCGGCTTATCGATACGGCCGGTGGGCAGGTGGTGGCACAAGCCTCTCAGGAAATTGAACATCCCAATCCGAAATCTTTTCTGGGGAAGGGGAAGGTGCAGGAAATTCAGAATCATATTCGTCAAACCTCTGTCGATAGTGTGGCGATTGACGATGAACTGACCCCAAATCAAAATCATAATTTGGAAGATGCGTGGGGCGTGAAGGTCGTTGACCGGACCGCCGTGATTCTCGACATCTTCGCCAAACGCGCCCACACAAAAGAAGGGCGTCTGCAAGTGGAGTTGGCGCAGTTGCAATATGTTCAATCAAGACTCAAAGGGATGTGGTCGCACTTCAGCAAACAGACGGGGGGCATTGGCACGCGGGGTCCCGGCGAAACGCAGTTGGAAGTGGATCGACGCCGCATTCGTGAGCGAATCACTCTTTTGAGAGATCGCTTGAAAGATGTCGAGACGCATCGCGAAATTCACCGCCTGCGCAGAGAGGCGGTTCCGTTCCCGCTTTTTTCGCTCGTCGGTTATACCAACGCGGGCAAATCCACTTTGATGAACGCGGTCACGAAAGCCGGAATTTTTGTTGAAGACAAACTTTTCGCGACACTCGACCCCACCGTGCGGCGTTTGAAACTCCCAAGCGGCCGGCAAGCTCTGTTGGCGGATACCGTGGGTTTCATCCGCAAACTTCCGCATACATTGATTGAAGCTTTCAAAGCCACTTTCGAAGAAATTGCCCATTCCGATTGTCTGATTCATGTGGTCGATGCAAGCGACCCCGAAATGCATAAACAGATTGAAACGGTGGAACGGGTGCTAACGGAATTGAATCTAGGCCAAAAACCCGTGATTGTTGTCTTCAACAAAAGTGATCAGGGGATGATGGGTTTCACGGGTCTGCAAGGAATTTCGGTTTCCGCACTCAAGGGATATGGCATTGAAAAATTGTTGGAAGAGATGGATACCACAGCCCGTCGCTCGTGCCAGAAAGTCCGGTTTTGCATTCCCTACAGCCGCGGCGATATTCTTTCGACCCTTTATTCCATGGGTCACATATTGGAAGTAAAACACGAACCCCACGGCGTTGAAGTCGACTGCGAAATCAACCCCAAATTTGTCCAGAGATATCAGGAATATCTGGCGGAATGA